The following proteins come from a genomic window of Endomicrobiales bacterium:
- the frr gene encoding ribosome recycling factor — MFLQELLKNGEESMKKTLEKLKAEFSLLRTGRASTGLIDNIRVESYGSLLPINQLAGTSVPDARTIEIRPWDISQLQAIEKAIQKSDIGLTPLNDGKVIRLSLPSLTEDRRKEMIKLASKIAEEHKVSLRNERRELIDEIKKAEKDKKLTEDERKKAEVQLQHLTDFHVGKIDEMLSVKEKDIIEI, encoded by the coding sequence ATGTTTTTGCAAGAATTACTTAAAAATGGTGAAGAATCAATGAAAAAAACGCTTGAAAAATTAAAAGCGGAGTTTTCTCTATTGCGCACAGGCAGAGCAAGCACAGGATTAATAGATAATATTCGGGTTGAAAGTTATGGCTCGCTGTTGCCGATAAACCAACTTGCAGGCACAAGCGTGCCAGACGCAAGAACAATTGAAATTAGGCCGTGGGATATATCGCAGTTGCAAGCAATTGAAAAAGCAATTCAAAAATCTGACATAGGCCTTACCCCATTAAACGATGGTAAGGTTATTCGTTTATCATTACCGTCTTTAACAGAAGATAGAAGAAAAGAAATGATAAAACTTGCCAGCAAAATTGCTGAAGAGCATAAAGTGTCGCTAAGAAATGAAAGACGCGAGTTAATTGACGAAATAAAAAAAGCAGAAAAAGATAAAAAACTTACTGAAGACGAACGCAAAAAAGCAGAAGTTCAGCTTCAACACTTAACCGACTTTCATGTTGGTAAAATCGATGAAATGTTATCGGTAAAAGAAAAAGATATTATAGAAATATAA
- the pyrH gene encoding UMP kinase, with protein sequence MKTLKRVLLKLSGEALAGDGVFGITTNGLKKSVQEILPAVKKGVEVAIVLGGGNIWRGAGKEMNRVAADYIGMLATVMNAIAMREALASAGVKAVVLSAIDATQIVERYSPKKAIEYLKDGYVVLLAGGTGNPYFTTDTTAALRAVELKADCVLKATQVNGVYSADPKTTPNAKMFSTLSFADAIEKNLKVMDISAFALCRDNKMPIYVFNFHKKGNLLKVLSGANIGTKVQP encoded by the coding sequence ATGAAAACACTAAAAAGGGTTTTACTTAAACTCTCAGGCGAGGCGCTTGCTGGCGACGGTGTGTTTGGCATAACAACAAACGGTCTTAAAAAAAGTGTTCAAGAAATTTTGCCTGCTGTAAAAAAGGGTGTTGAAGTTGCTATAGTGCTTGGCGGTGGAAACATTTGGCGTGGCGCGGGAAAAGAAATGAACCGTGTAGCCGCTGATTACATTGGAATGCTTGCAACAGTTATGAATGCTATTGCTATGCGTGAAGCACTTGCAAGTGCAGGTGTTAAAGCTGTGGTTCTTTCGGCAATTGATGCAACACAAATTGTTGAGCGATATAGTCCGAAAAAAGCAATTGAATATCTTAAAGACGGTTATGTGGTTTTGCTTGCCGGTGGAACCGGGAACCCATATTTTACAACCGATACAACCGCGGCTTTGCGTGCAGTTGAACTAAAAGCCGATTGCGTGCTAAAGGCAACTCAAGTGAATGGTGTGTATTCGGCGGATCCAAAAACAACGCCAAACGCGAAAATGTTTTCAACGCTTTCTTTTGCCGATGCAATTGAAAAAAACCTTAAGGTTATGGATATCTCGGCTTTTGCGCTTTGCCGTGACAACAAAATGCCAATATATGTTTTTAATTTCCATAAAAAGGGCAACCTTTTAAAAGTTTTATCTGGTGCTAATATTGGGACTAAGGTTCAACCCTGA
- the tsf gene encoding translation elongation factor Ts: MSSMEQISKLRSMTGAGVVDCKVALKESGDDIEKAVQWLREKGIASAVKKAERKANQGLVYSYIHSGGKLGVLVEVNCETDFVAKTEDFQNFVKEVAMQIAAASPQYVRREEVPSEIVEKEKKIYTVQLKEEGKPANIIEKILIGKLEKFYSEVCLMDQIYIRDAAGKEKVKDMLNALIGKIGENMVIRRFARFKVGEE; this comes from the coding sequence ATGAGTTCAATGGAACAAATATCAAAACTACGGTCTATGACCGGTGCTGGTGTTGTTGATTGTAAAGTGGCACTAAAAGAAAGCGGCGACGATATAGAAAAAGCGGTGCAGTGGCTGCGTGAAAAGGGCATTGCATCTGCCGTAAAAAAAGCAGAAAGAAAGGCAAACCAGGGACTTGTATACTCATATATACACTCCGGCGGTAAGCTTGGCGTGCTTGTGGAAGTGAATTGTGAAACTGACTTTGTTGCAAAAACAGAAGATTTTCAAAATTTCGTAAAAGAAGTAGCAATGCAAATTGCGGCTGCAAGCCCTCAGTATGTTAGAAGGGAAGAGGTTCCATCAGAAATAGTTGAAAAAGAAAAAAAGATATATACAGTTCAATTAAAAGAAGAGGGCAAACCTGCGAATATTATAGAAAAGATACTGATTGGTAAGTTAGAGAAGTTTTACTCGGAAGTTTGTTTAATGGATCAAATTTATATTAGAGATGCCGCTGGTAAAGAAAAAGTTAAAGATATGTTAAACGCACTTATTGGCAAGATTGGTGAAAATATGGTAATTCGTCGTTTTGCTCGTTTTAAAGTTGGCGAAGAATAA
- the rpsB gene encoding 30S ribosomal protein S2, with amino-acid sequence MSNITMKALLEAGVHFGHQTRRWNPKMAKYIFGTRNKIHIIDLQKTVKELKKAYKYVRDAVSEKKEILFVGTKKQAQIPLKEEAVRCGAFFVCDRWLGGTLTNFETLKKSIGRLNQLDRMKADGIFAVLSKKELSKLEKERAKLHKSLEGIKDMKSLPGLVFIIDPVEEHTAIAEARKLGIPIVAVCDTNCNPDDIDHPVPGNDDAIRAVKLFCSIVADAVLEGKDMVAKTTDEVADESKETNVVTADANINKTIESEVGK; translated from the coding sequence ATGTCCAATATCACAATGAAGGCCCTGCTTGAGGCAGGCGTACACTTTGGTCATCAGACCAGAAGATGGAACCCGAAAATGGCGAAGTACATTTTCGGCACAAGAAACAAAATCCACATCATTGACCTGCAGAAAACCGTAAAAGAACTCAAAAAAGCCTACAAATATGTCCGCGATGCCGTCTCTGAAAAAAAAGAAATTCTATTTGTTGGTACAAAAAAACAAGCGCAAATTCCATTAAAAGAAGAGGCTGTTCGTTGCGGTGCTTTTTTTGTTTGTGACAGATGGCTTGGCGGTACACTAACAAACTTTGAAACCCTAAAAAAATCTATTGGCCGTTTAAACCAGCTTGACAGAATGAAGGCCGACGGTATTTTTGCCGTGCTTTCAAAAAAAGAACTCTCAAAACTTGAAAAAGAACGCGCCAAACTTCATAAATCTCTTGAAGGTATAAAAGATATGAAGTCGTTGCCGGGCTTGGTTTTTATAATTGACCCTGTTGAAGAACATACCGCAATAGCTGAAGCGAGAAAACTTGGCATTCCAATTGTTGCTGTTTGCGATACAAACTGCAACCCTGATGATATTGATCACCCAGTTCCAGGTAATGACGATGCAATAAGGGCAGTAAAACTGTTCTGTTCAATAGTAGCAGATGCTGTATTAGAAGGTAAGGATATGGTAGCTAAAACAACAGATGAAGTAGCAGATGAGTCAAAAGAAACAAATGTTGTAACCGCGGATGCTAATATTAATAAAACAATTGAAAGCGAGGTAGGAAAATGA
- a CDS encoding redox-sensing transcriptional repressor Rex, with product MKNKFMEKQKIPTRVVPRLSRYYRILREFDDKPWVSSRELSAETGFTDTQIRRDFTYFGHFGNRGKGYNVEELKKSLKKILGLDKSWNVMLVGAGNLGKALLGYKGFLEQGFKIVAAFDEDSSKIEKNISGIIVYPMSKLADIVKEKQIKMAILTVPESVCQEVAEQVVASGVKAIFNFAPKQLKLPSDVKVRHIDMTVEIERLSFMVSRQ from the coding sequence GTGAAAAATAAATTTATGGAAAAACAAAAAATACCAACAAGGGTTGTTCCTCGTCTTTCGCGTTACTACAGAATTCTAAGGGAGTTTGACGATAAACCTTGGGTTTCGTCAAGAGAGCTTTCGGCTGAAACTGGTTTTACTGATACACAAATAAGAAGGGATTTTACATACTTCGGGCATTTTGGTAACCGTGGCAAAGGATATAATGTAGAAGAGCTAAAAAAATCTCTAAAAAAAATATTAGGGTTGGATAAAAGTTGGAATGTAATGCTTGTTGGTGCTGGCAACCTTGGCAAAGCGCTTTTGGGGTATAAAGGTTTTCTGGAACAGGGTTTTAAAATAGTTGCGGCATTTGATGAAGATTCATCAAAAATTGAAAAAAACATATCTGGTATAATTGTTTACCCAATGAGTAAGCTTGCCGACATTGTAAAAGAAAAGCAAATAAAAATGGCTATACTTACTGTGCCTGAGAGCGTCTGCCAAGAAGTCGCAGAACAGGTTGTTGCATCAGGGGTAAAAGCCATATTTAACTTTGCCCCAAAGCAGTTAAAGCTACCTTCTGATGTAAAAGTGCGCCATATAGATATGACAGTTGAAATAGAGCGTCTTTCTTTTATGGTTTCAAGGCAGTAG
- a CDS encoding lactate utilization protein, with protein sequence MDKNLIIQSQNLLNSTVKALEKNNFTVFIFENAAAATAKILELVHPTESVGSGGSMTLGEMGILQTLKERGNNIIVSTHEMSFEEMIETRRKALLANVFIGSPNAVTTDGKLVFVDKIGNRVGGMTFGPQKVIAVAGINKIVQNEEAAFERVRLVAGPANAVRLKLKTPCAQSGICSDCNSSDRICNIKVVLSKKPAYTQYFVLLVAQELGY encoded by the coding sequence ATGGACAAAAATCTTATTATACAAAGCCAAAATTTATTAAACTCAACTGTGAAGGCACTTGAAAAAAACAACTTTACAGTGTTTATTTTTGAAAATGCCGCAGCTGCAACAGCAAAAATATTAGAATTAGTTCACCCGACTGAAAGCGTAGGCAGTGGTGGTTCTATGACGCTGGGTGAAATGGGTATTTTGCAAACATTAAAAGAACGAGGAAATAATATAATTGTAAGCACTCATGAAATGTCTTTTGAAGAAATGATTGAAACAAGGCGCAAAGCCCTGCTTGCCAATGTGTTTATAGGCAGCCCAAATGCTGTAACAACAGATGGTAAACTTGTATTTGTAGATAAAATTGGCAATAGGGTTGGTGGTATGACATTCGGGCCACAAAAAGTTATTGCGGTTGCAGGCATAAATAAAATTGTTCAAAACGAAGAGGCCGCATTTGAACGTGTACGCCTTGTTGCAGGCCCAGCAAATGCGGTGCGCTTAAAGCTTAAAACACCATGCGCGCAAAGCGGCATTTGCTCAGATTGCAACAGTAGTGATAGAATATGCAACATAAAAGTTGTGCTTTCAAAAAAGCCAGCTTACACACAGTATTTCGTGTTGCTTGTAGCTCAGGAACTTGGTTACTAG
- a CDS encoding nitroreductase family protein: MSELNNVIDAIKNRRSVRSFSNEPISNSDILTILESATWAPSGGNNQNWGFIAVTNNEVKNKMFSVVKDKLVSVVSNINSASALKSFNDYANYFGFFASAPVVVAVIKKPYDSLIQRMFKRYGVEEEYISTAGEQGVSAAIENMLLCAHSMGYGSCWMSGPLIAKKELEGMLEISSPDELFALVPIGRAKDIVKPTKRKPINEVVRII; the protein is encoded by the coding sequence GTGTCAGAATTAAATAATGTTATTGATGCAATAAAAAATAGACGAAGTGTTAGAAGTTTTAGCAATGAACCTATAAGCAATAGCGATATTTTAACTATTTTAGAGTCCGCAACTTGGGCGCCATCGGGTGGGAATAATCAAAATTGGGGTTTTATTGCAGTCACTAATAATGAAGTAAAAAATAAAATGTTTTCAGTTGTAAAAGATAAGTTGGTATCTGTTGTAAGTAATATAAATTCTGCATCCGCACTTAAATCATTTAACGACTATGCAAATTACTTTGGGTTTTTCGCGAGTGCACCGGTTGTTGTTGCTGTTATAAAAAAACCTTACGATTCTTTAATTCAAAGAATGTTTAAAAGGTATGGTGTTGAAGAAGAGTATATATCTACTGCGGGTGAGCAAGGTGTTAGTGCAGCAATAGAAAATATGTTGCTTTGTGCTCACAGTATGGGTTATGGCAGTTGCTGGATGAGCGGTCCGCTAATTGCAAAAAAAGAGTTGGAAGGCATGCTTGAAATTTCTTCGCCTGATGAGCTTTTTGCGCTGGTTCCAATTGGTCGTGCTAAAGATATTGTAAAACCAACAAAACGCAAACCTATAAATGAAGTTGTAAGAATTATTTAG
- a CDS encoding biotin--[acetyl-CoA-carboxylase] ligase, producing the protein MQKMNVLELLSENNYISGQTLAKKLKVSRAAINKQINKLRRSGYCIDGVKNLGYKILSVSSDEFSAQSTLLSLSQCSLIKKTIFLNKTNSTQIQAKKNADVYSDGTLIIGCEQNSAYGRMARKWHASSGGLWFSLLLKPKMLLQNVAQISLVASLSVAQALINLGFSAQIKWPNDIFISGKKVCGILVETAAEADMVRWVALGIGLNINNLLPFELLNTSTTLSLEKGATVSRIEVLREVLLEFEKAYSQFLKDGFVGMKENYNALSYLINKNVKVASLDSEYFGKAVGIDSYGRLLVKQNGTVSKFLSGDVSVRIK; encoded by the coding sequence ATGCAAAAAATGAATGTATTAGAACTCCTGTCTGAAAACAACTATATTTCGGGCCAAACCCTTGCAAAAAAACTAAAAGTATCTCGTGCCGCAATAAACAAGCAAATAAATAAGCTTAGGCGCAGTGGTTATTGTATAGATGGTGTAAAAAATCTTGGTTATAAAATATTAAGTGTTTCATCAGATGAGTTTAGTGCACAAAGTACACTGCTATCGCTTAGCCAATGTTCATTGATTAAAAAAACAATTTTCTTAAATAAAACCAACAGCACTCAAATACAGGCAAAGAAAAATGCGGATGTATATTCTGACGGTACATTGATAATTGGTTGTGAACAAAATAGTGCTTATGGCAGAATGGCAAGAAAGTGGCACGCATCGTCGGGTGGGTTATGGTTTAGTTTACTTTTGAAGCCTAAAATGTTGTTACAAAATGTCGCGCAGATATCGCTGGTGGCATCTCTTAGTGTTGCGCAAGCATTGATAAATCTTGGTTTTAGCGCACAAATTAAATGGCCAAATGATATATTTATTTCGGGTAAAAAAGTTTGTGGCATACTTGTAGAAACGGCTGCTGAAGCCGATATGGTTCGTTGGGTTGCACTTGGTATTGGTTTAAATATAAACAATCTTTTACCGTTTGAGCTATTAAATACATCCACAACACTTTCTTTAGAAAAAGGTGCCACGGTTTCGCGAATAGAAGTTTTGCGAGAAGTTTTACTTGAGTTTGAGAAAGCATACTCACAATTTTTAAAAGATGGTTTTGTTGGTATGAAAGAGAATTACAATGCGCTCTCATATCTAATAAATAAAAATGTAAAAGTTGCATCTTTAGATAGCGAGTATTTTGGCAAAGCTGTAGGCATAGATTCTTACGGTCGGCTTTTAGTCAAACAAAATGGAACAGTTTCAAAATTTCTCTCTGGAGATGTAAGTGTCAGAATTAAATAA
- the nadC gene encoding carboxylating nicotinate-nucleotide diphosphorylase — MNKELLNITIKTIIAALKEDAAFSDITTLSVVPARKIVGASLLAKTACVVCGCDVFAQTILELDPKAKFQFLIPDGKLAKAGEVILKLTASVRSILSAERTALNFIQHLSGVATLTASYVNAIKGSGTIILDTRKTIPGLRLLEKYAVRCGGAQNHRMDLAQMAMLKDNHIELSGNTNGAGEGISTAIAKIRKRKPKIQIEVECETHLQVLAAIKSKADVIMLDNMNIKMLKTAIKTIKVLGKTNRPKIEISGGVSLKTVRNLAALGPDFISVGALTHSAAAADISLEIECKK; from the coding sequence ATGAATAAAGAATTGCTAAATATTACAATAAAAACAATAATTGCGGCACTTAAAGAAGATGCCGCTTTCTCAGACATAACAACCCTCTCGGTTGTTCCTGCCAGAAAAATAGTTGGCGCCTCGTTGCTTGCAAAAACTGCATGCGTAGTTTGCGGTTGCGATGTTTTTGCTCAGACAATTCTTGAGTTAGACCCGAAAGCAAAATTTCAATTTCTAATACCAGATGGTAAATTGGCAAAAGCCGGAGAGGTTATATTAAAGTTAACAGCTTCTGTCCGTTCAATATTATCCGCAGAAAGAACAGCCCTCAACTTCATACAGCACTTATCAGGTGTTGCAACACTTACTGCAAGCTATGTCAATGCCATAAAGGGTAGTGGAACAATAATTCTAGACACCAGAAAAACTATTCCGGGACTGCGTTTGCTTGAAAAGTATGCTGTCCGCTGTGGTGGTGCTCAAAACCACCGTATGGATCTTGCTCAAATGGCAATGCTTAAAGACAATCACATTGAGCTTTCTGGAAATACAAACGGTGCGGGAGAAGGTATTAGCACGGCTATTGCAAAAATAAGAAAACGCAAACCAAAAATACAAATAGAAGTGGAGTGCGAAACCCACTTGCAAGTATTAGCAGCCATCAAATCTAAAGCTGATGTGATTATGCTTGATAATATGAATATAAAAATGCTTAAAACAGCCATAAAAACTATAAAAGTGTTAGGAAAAACCAATAGGCCTAAAATAGAAATTTCAGGCGGGGTTTCATTAAAAACAGTACGCAACCTTGCCGCACTTGGTCCAGATTTCATATCAGTAGGGGCACTTACCCACTCAGCCGCCGCGGCAGATATCTCGTTAGAAATAGAATGCAAAAAATGA
- the phoU gene encoding phosphate signaling complex protein PhoU yields the protein MYQEKITELKKQITEFAGFVEEMIEKSINGLLTRNESLLKEVIDVLEPKANFFELAIDEACTTVIAQYEPKAIDLRIVLMVMKMNTDLERMGDHAVNISESAQFLVGRPSVKPLIDTPRMAKIVTGMVHDSIKAFVNNDVSLARSVCLSDTEVDELKDQSTRELITIMVSDASTIERALHIMRIFANLERIADLSTNICEEVLFIVSGTVIKHHTNEKK from the coding sequence ATGTATCAAGAAAAAATTACAGAATTGAAAAAACAAATTACAGAGTTTGCTGGTTTTGTTGAGGAAATGATAGAAAAAAGCATTAATGGTTTGCTTACACGCAATGAGTCGTTGTTAAAAGAAGTAATTGATGTATTAGAGCCAAAAGCAAATTTTTTTGAACTTGCGATTGATGAGGCCTGCACGACTGTAATAGCCCAGTACGAACCAAAAGCTATCGATTTGCGCATAGTTTTAATGGTTATGAAAATGAACACTGACTTAGAAAGAATGGGTGACCATGCTGTAAATATTTCTGAGAGCGCCCAGTTCCTTGTAGGCCGTCCTTCCGTAAAACCACTAATTGATACTCCAAGAATGGCAAAAATTGTAACAGGAATGGTACACGACAGTATTAAAGCTTTTGTAAATAATGATGTCTCTCTTGCCAGATCAGTTTGTTTATCCGACACAGAGGTTGATGAGCTTAAAGACCAAAGCACCCGTGAACTTATAACAATTATGGTTTCTGATGCTTCAACTATAGAACGAGCATTGCACATTATGCGCATATTTGCCAACCTTGAAAGAATAGCCGACTTATCTACAAATATTTGCGAAGAAGTACTATTTATTGTTTCCGGAACAGTTATTAAGCACCACACAAATGAAAAGAAATAA
- the pstB gene encoding phosphate ABC transporter ATP-binding protein PstB: protein MKPTENKIRINATNINFFYGAKKALNDINIYILKNNITAFIGPSGCGKSTLIRLFNRMNDLVQIARFEGKITLDGQDIYDKSFDVVDLRRMVGMVFQKPNPFPKTIFENLSYGLEIKGIKDKSFIAHKVEESLQKSALWNEVKDRLHDSALGLSGGQQQRLCIARCLAVEPEVILFDEPCASLDPISTKKIEELMLELKKEYTIIIVTHNMQQAARISDQTAFLYMGELIEFDRTEKIFTVPRDKRTEDYITGKFG, encoded by the coding sequence ATGAAACCTACAGAAAATAAAATAAGAATAAATGCTACTAACATCAACTTCTTCTATGGTGCCAAAAAAGCGTTGAACGACATTAATATATACATATTAAAAAATAATATAACCGCTTTTATTGGCCCGTCTGGTTGTGGAAAATCTACACTTATTCGCCTATTTAATAGAATGAATGATTTAGTCCAAATCGCGCGTTTTGAAGGTAAAATAACACTTGATGGTCAAGATATTTATGACAAAAGTTTTGATGTTGTAGATTTGCGGCGCATGGTTGGTATGGTTTTTCAAAAGCCAAACCCGTTTCCAAAAACTATATTTGAAAACTTAAGTTATGGCCTTGAAATAAAAGGGATAAAAGATAAATCCTTTATAGCGCACAAAGTAGAAGAGTCACTTCAAAAGTCCGCTCTTTGGAACGAGGTAAAAGATAGGCTTCATGATAGTGCATTAGGGCTTTCTGGAGGTCAGCAACAGCGCTTATGTATAGCGCGGTGTCTTGCGGTAGAGCCAGAGGTAATTTTATTTGACGAGCCGTGCGCAAGTTTGGACCCAATATCAACCAAAAAAATTGAAGAGTTGATGCTTGAATTAAAAAAAGAGTACACAATAATAATTGTAACCCACAATATGCAGCAGGCGGCAAGAATTTCAGACCAAACGGCATTTCTTTATATGGGGGAGTTAATAGAATTTGATAGAACAGAAAAAATATTTACCGTGCCACGCGATAAACGCACCGAAGATTACATTACTGGCAAATTTGGGTAA
- the pstA gene encoding phosphate ABC transporter permease PstA — MITLKTINSIKQNIGFIFLYLCLITTLFFLVTIVYFIVSKGIGVISFEFLTAVPKKFMTAGGVAPAIVGTFYLTLGAILFALPLGLACAIYLCEYSPRGAFVNLIRMSINNLAGVPSVVFGLFGLAIFVKFFGFGISILSGALTLGILILPGIISVAQEALTAVPQSLREASLALGATHWQTIKKVVIPSAWPGILTGVILSIGRAAGETAPILFTAATFYTRRYPDSPFSEVMALPYHIYALMAEGSHPEKQTAIAYGCSLILLVLVLLVSATAIMMRQKQKKSYVH, encoded by the coding sequence ATGATAACTTTAAAAACTATAAATTCCATTAAGCAAAACATAGGTTTTATTTTTCTATATTTGTGTCTGATTACTACACTTTTTTTCTTGGTAACAATTGTTTACTTTATAGTTTCAAAGGGTATTGGTGTTATAAGCTTTGAGTTTTTAACAGCTGTTCCAAAAAAGTTTATGACTGCAGGTGGTGTTGCACCTGCAATAGTTGGAACTTTCTATTTAACACTTGGCGCAATTCTTTTTGCCTTACCACTTGGCCTTGCCTGTGCAATTTATTTGTGCGAGTACAGCCCAAGAGGTGCGTTTGTAAATTTAATTAGAATGAGCATAAATAACCTCGCTGGTGTTCCTTCTGTAGTTTTTGGACTTTTTGGTTTAGCAATATTCGTTAAGTTTTTTGGTTTTGGTATTTCAATACTCTCAGGCGCGCTTACACTTGGAATTTTAATTTTGCCTGGCATAATTTCTGTTGCGCAGGAAGCGTTAACTGCAGTTCCTCAATCGTTAAGAGAGGCATCACTTGCACTTGGCGCAACTCATTGGCAAACAATAAAAAAAGTGGTAATTCCAAGCGCGTGGCCAGGTATTTTAACAGGCGTAATATTAAGTATCGGCAGGGCTGCCGGTGAAACAGCACCAATTTTATTTACTGCCGCAACATTTTATACACGCAGATATCCTGATTCACCATTTTCTGAGGTAATGGCATTGCCATATCATATATACGCTCTAATGGCGGAAGGGTCTCACCCTGAAAAGCAAACTGCCATAGCTTACGGATGTTCTTTAATACTGTTGGTTTTAGTATTATTGGTTTCCGCTACAGCAATAATGATGCGGCAAAAACAAAAAAAGAGTTATGTGCATTAA
- the pstC gene encoding phosphate ABC transporter permease subunit PstC: MIKIKEQIYKILFSALAFSSLLFLLGIIFVLFWQGLPVLKSVDFISFITGQLWYPTHDPAEFGILPLILASFWIAIGAMFVCVPLGIGSALFINEIATSNQKSILKPLIEVLAAVPSIVFGFFGMVVVAPFIQKLLNLPTGLCAFSASLILGIMAIPTICSITEDALSYVPRSFREASFALGANRWQTLTRVVVPAAGSGISTALMLGMSRIVGETMTVLMVAGGAAVIPTSFFEPVRPMTSTIAAEMGEAVLGSPHYHALFAIGLVLFLITFVINIVAEIISKKYRIKLGLSR; the protein is encoded by the coding sequence ATGATAAAAATAAAAGAACAAATATATAAAATACTTTTTAGCGCGCTTGCATTTTCGTCATTGCTTTTTTTGCTTGGAATAATTTTTGTGCTTTTCTGGCAAGGGTTGCCTGTGTTGAAAAGTGTGGATTTTATAAGTTTCATTACTGGCCAACTTTGGTACCCTACGCACGACCCTGCCGAGTTTGGCATTTTACCGTTAATACTTGCTTCTTTTTGGATTGCTATCGGAGCTATGTTTGTTTGCGTACCTCTGGGTATTGGTTCTGCTTTATTTATAAATGAAATCGCGACTTCTAATCAAAAATCAATTTTAAAACCGTTAATTGAGGTGCTTGCCGCTGTTCCTTCAATAGTTTTTGGTTTTTTTGGCATGGTAGTTGTTGCTCCTTTTATTCAAAAGCTATTAAATTTGCCAACAGGCCTTTGCGCGTTTAGCGCAAGCTTAATACTTGGTATTATGGCAATACCGACAATTTGCAGTATTACCGAAGATGCACTGAGCTATGTGCCTCGTTCTTTCAGAGAGGCATCATTTGCGCTTGGGGCAAACCGTTGGCAAACACTTACCCGTGTAGTGGTTCCCGCGGCCGGCTCTGGAATTTCAACTGCTTTAATGCTTGGAATGAGTAGAATAGTAGGCGAAACAATGACTGTTTTAATGGTTGCAGGTGGCGCGGCTGTTATACCTACTTCATTTTTTGAGCCAGTGCGGCCAATGACTTCAACAATTGCCGCAGAAATGGGTGAAGCGGTTCTAGGAAGTCCTCATTATCATGCACTTTTTGCCATAGGGCTTGTTTTATTTTTAATAACTTTTGTTATAAACATTGTTGCTGAAATAATTAGTAAAAAATACCGTATCAAGCTTGGGTTAAGCCGATGA
- a CDS encoding phosphate ABC transporter substrate-binding protein → MKKSLVAIFLATVLAVNCFAVNKKIVMDGSTTVLPIAQAAAEVFMDANKDIEISVRGGGSGVGATSLVEGTCDIANMSRSMKDSEIQKAAGRGVIAKANVVAMDGIAVIVNPSNTVSALTKKQVKDIYTGKISNWKQIGGQDAKIVVISRDSASGTYEAFGSLALDAQKVRSDALTMASNQQIAVTVSNTPGAVGYVGLGFISEKVKALSIDGVIPSKKSVLTKEYVYSRPLFMYTNGSPKGDVKKLIDFIKSQEGQKLVDEQGFVALK, encoded by the coding sequence GTGAAAAAAAGTTTAGTAGCGATTTTCTTAGCGACGGTTCTTGCGGTTAATTGTTTTGCGGTAAATAAAAAGATTGTAATGGATGGTTCTACCACCGTGCTTCCAATAGCACAAGCGGCGGCGGAAGTATTCATGGATGCCAACAAAGATATTGAGATAAGTGTGCGTGGTGGTGGGTCTGGCGTTGGGGCAACATCTCTTGTAGAGGGAACTTGTGACATTGCCAATATGTCGCGTTCCATGAAAGATTCAGAAATTCAAAAAGCAGCAGGTCGCGGAGTTATTGCAAAGGCAAATGTTGTTGCAATGGACGGTATAGCTGTAATTGTTAATCCTTCAAACACTGTTTCTGCACTTACAAAAAAGCAGGTAAAGGACATCTATACCGGTAAAATATCAAACTGGAAACAGATTGGTGGGCAAGATGCAAAGATAGTTGTTATTTCAAGAGACAGTGCAAGCGGAACTTATGAAGCATTTGGTTCACTTGCACTTGATGCTCAGAAAGTGCGCTCGGATGCTCTTACAATGGCATCTAACCAGCAGATAGCAGTTACAGTATCTAATACCCCTGGTGCAGTTGGCTATGTAGGACTTGGGTTTATATCTGAAAAGGTAAAAGCTTTGAGTATAGATGGAGTTATACCGTCAAAAAAGTCAGTGCTTACAAAAGAGTATGTATATTCAAGGCCATTGTTTATGTATACAAATGGCAGCCCAAAAGGTGATGTAAAAAAGTTGATAGATTTTATTAAAAGTCAAGAAGGTCAAAAGTTGGTTGATGAACAAGGTTTTGTTGCATTAAAATAA